Proteins encoded by one window of Acuticoccus sp. MNP-M23:
- a CDS encoding molybdopterin-dependent oxidoreductase — protein MNETDDAARSGVTHSAHWGTFRAAFKGGDVEVTPHPDDPAPSPILGNFTGALRHKARIMRPAIRKDWLDNGPGPRERPLDGPFVEVDWDTALDLLARELKSETDRGGPAAIYGGSYGWASAGRFHHAQSQIHRFLNVAFGGYTRSVNSYSAGASSVLLPHVIGPFEQLSRHNVTWEQIAAHTDMVLAFGGMAIKNSMIGNGGVSAHIEPGFMRAAAARGTRFHLFSPLRDDLPDDIDATWHPVNVATDTAVMLALAHTLLVEDLYDAAFVRSHTVGFDVFAKYLTGEADGTAKDAEWAAPICGLAPDMLRELARKTVAGRTLITVAHSLQRAEFGEQPVWAAVALAAMVGQIGLPGGGFHYALGAMGHTGRRAVSVEIPTLGQGTNTAESFIPVARIADMLLDPGGSYEYNGRTLTYPEIGLVYWAGGNPFHHHQDLNRLRRAFARPNTVVTQDFAWTGMARASDIVLPATMSLERDDIGATRTDPLLIAMKRVAEPAGEARDDYAIFCGLAERLGVLQAFSEGRTVDDWLRQFYERTRQSLEENGEAAPNFEEFWQHGTQPLPVGPDDGGFLRAFREDPVGRRLATASGKIEIFSETIAAFKYPDCPGHPAYLATTEPPSPDHPLFVVANAPATRLHSQLDFGAHSQASKMSGREVVRLNPADAADRQIGEGDIVRLFNDRGACLAAAHLTDAVAPGVVHLPTGAWYDPDPSPDQPDRPTCVHGNPNVLTRDIGTSRLAQGCTGQLTVAQCVRHDGPLPPIRAFDAPV, from the coding sequence ATGAACGAGACCGATGATGCCGCCCGCAGCGGCGTCACGCACAGCGCCCATTGGGGAACCTTTCGGGCCGCCTTTAAGGGCGGCGATGTGGAGGTCACGCCGCATCCCGATGACCCGGCACCCTCGCCGATCCTCGGCAACTTCACCGGCGCCCTGCGCCACAAGGCCCGGATCATGCGGCCCGCCATCCGCAAGGACTGGCTCGACAACGGCCCCGGTCCGCGCGAGCGCCCGCTGGACGGCCCGTTCGTCGAGGTGGACTGGGACACGGCACTCGATCTTCTGGCGCGCGAACTGAAGTCGGAGACGGATCGCGGCGGGCCCGCCGCCATCTATGGCGGCTCCTACGGGTGGGCGAGCGCCGGCCGCTTTCACCATGCGCAAAGCCAGATCCACCGCTTCCTCAACGTCGCGTTCGGCGGCTACACCCGCTCGGTCAACAGCTACAGCGCCGGGGCCTCCTCGGTGCTCCTGCCGCACGTCATCGGCCCGTTCGAGCAGCTCTCGCGCCACAACGTGACCTGGGAGCAGATCGCCGCCCACACCGACATGGTGCTCGCCTTCGGCGGGATGGCCATCAAGAATTCGATGATCGGCAATGGCGGCGTGAGCGCGCATATCGAGCCGGGCTTCATGCGCGCTGCCGCCGCCCGCGGCACGCGCTTTCACCTCTTCAGCCCGCTGCGCGACGATCTGCCGGACGACATTGACGCAACGTGGCACCCGGTCAACGTCGCGACGGACACGGCGGTGATGCTGGCGCTCGCCCACACGCTCCTTGTGGAAGACCTCTACGACGCCGCATTCGTGCGTTCGCACACGGTCGGCTTCGACGTTTTTGCCAAGTACCTCACCGGCGAGGCGGACGGGACGGCAAAGGACGCCGAATGGGCCGCGCCCATCTGCGGCCTCGCGCCGGACATGTTGCGCGAGCTTGCGCGAAAAACGGTGGCCGGGCGCACCCTCATCACCGTCGCCCATTCATTGCAGCGGGCCGAATTCGGCGAACAGCCGGTCTGGGCGGCGGTGGCGCTCGCGGCGATGGTGGGCCAGATCGGACTGCCGGGCGGCGGTTTCCACTATGCGCTCGGCGCCATGGGGCACACCGGCCGCCGCGCCGTCTCCGTCGAGATCCCGACGCTCGGCCAGGGCACCAACACGGCCGAATCCTTCATCCCCGTCGCCCGCATCGCCGACATGCTTCTCGATCCGGGCGGATCGTACGAGTATAATGGCCGCACGCTGACCTACCCCGAGATCGGGCTCGTCTACTGGGCCGGCGGCAACCCCTTCCACCACCACCAGGACCTCAACCGCCTGCGCCGGGCGTTCGCGCGCCCCAACACCGTCGTCACCCAGGATTTCGCCTGGACGGGGATGGCCCGCGCCAGCGACATCGTCCTGCCTGCGACAATGTCGCTGGAGCGCGACGACATCGGCGCGACGCGCACCGATCCGCTGCTCATCGCCATGAAACGTGTGGCCGAGCCGGCCGGTGAAGCGCGCGACGATTATGCCATTTTCTGCGGTCTGGCCGAACGCCTCGGCGTCTTGCAGGCGTTCAGCGAGGGGCGGACGGTGGACGATTGGCTCCGCCAGTTCTACGAGCGCACCCGCCAGTCGCTGGAGGAAAATGGCGAAGCGGCGCCGAATTTCGAGGAATTCTGGCAACATGGCACGCAGCCCTTGCCGGTGGGTCCGGACGACGGCGGCTTTCTGCGCGCCTTCCGCGAGGACCCCGTCGGCCGTCGGCTCGCGACGGCGAGCGGCAAGATCGAAATTTTCAGCGAGACCATCGCAGCGTTCAAATATCCCGATTGTCCGGGCCACCCGGCCTATCTGGCGACCACCGAACCGCCCTCGCCCGATCACCCGCTTTTCGTCGTCGCCAATGCGCCTGCCACACGGCTGCACAGCCAGCTCGATTTCGGCGCGCACAGTCAGGCCAGCAAGATGAGCGGGCGCGAGGTGGTGCGGCTCAATCCCGCCGACGCTGCGGACCGGCAGATCGGCGAGGGTGACATCGTCCGCCTCTTCAACGATCGCGGCGCGTGTCTTGCCGCCGCCCATCTGACCGACGCCGTGGCACCCGGCGTGGTCCATCTGCCCACCGGCGCCTGGTACGATCCCGACCCTTCCCCCGACCAGCCGGATCGCCCCACCTGCGTGCACGGCAACCCCAACGTCTTGACGCGCGACATCGGCACGTCCCGCCTGGCACAGGGGTGCACCGGCCAGCTCACGGTCGCCCAGTGCGTCCGCCACGACGGCCCGCTCCCACCCATCCGCGCCTTCGACGCGCCGGTCTGA
- a CDS encoding oligopeptide/dipeptide ABC transporter ATP-binding protein: protein MLLEVKSITKTFHATEGFPPRKVSLRALDGVSFSVDHGEALGIVGESGCGKSTAARATLRLIEADSGSVQYDGEDVLTASPKRLRALRQSMQMVFQDPASALDPRQRVGDALAEPLHVHKLAKGADLQRRVAAVLDEVGLPATAAERFPHEFSGGQRQRIGIARALVLEPGLVIADEPVSALDVSVQAQILKLLARLKADRGLAYVFVSHDLGVVRYFCERTVVMYLGRVIESGPTSALFDAPKHPYTVLLRGASPVPDPSVEIARSIPEGEPPSPMNPPPGCHFHPRCPLATDICRREVPPLRSSGAGRLLACHNVE from the coding sequence ATGCTCCTCGAGGTGAAGTCGATCACGAAAACCTTTCACGCGACGGAAGGCTTTCCGCCGCGCAAGGTCAGCTTGCGGGCGCTCGACGGCGTGTCCTTCTCGGTGGACCACGGCGAGGCGCTTGGCATCGTGGGCGAATCGGGCTGCGGGAAATCCACCGCCGCCCGCGCGACCTTGCGTCTGATCGAGGCCGACAGCGGGTCCGTGCAATATGACGGCGAAGACGTGCTGACCGCGAGCCCGAAGCGCCTGAGAGCGCTGCGCCAGTCGATGCAGATGGTGTTTCAGGACCCGGCCTCCGCCCTCGATCCGCGCCAGCGGGTGGGCGATGCGCTCGCCGAACCGCTCCATGTCCACAAGCTCGCGAAGGGCGCTGACCTTCAACGCCGCGTCGCCGCGGTGCTCGACGAAGTGGGCCTGCCCGCCACTGCCGCCGAACGCTTCCCGCACGAATTCTCCGGTGGCCAGCGCCAGCGCATCGGCATCGCGCGGGCGCTTGTGCTGGAGCCGGGCCTCGTCATTGCCGACGAGCCGGTCTCCGCGCTCGACGTGTCGGTGCAGGCGCAGATCCTGAAACTCCTTGCCCGGCTCAAGGCGGACCGGGGCCTTGCCTATGTGTTCGTCAGCCACGACCTCGGCGTGGTGCGCTATTTCTGCGAGCGCACGGTGGTGATGTATCTCGGCCGGGTCATCGAGAGCGGGCCGACGTCGGCGCTCTTCGATGCGCCCAAGCATCCCTATACCGTGCTCCTGCGCGGTGCCTCGCCGGTGCCGGACCCCTCCGTCGAGATCGCCCGCTCCATCCCCGAAGGTGAGCCGCCTTCGCCGATGAACCCGCCGCCCGGCTGTCACTTCCATCCCCGCTGCCCGCTTGCCACCGACATTTGCCGGCGCGAGGTGCCGCCGCTGCGCTCCTCCGGCGCCGGCCGTCTCCTCGCCTGTCACAACGTGGAATAG
- a CDS encoding ABC transporter ATP-binding protein, with protein sequence MSAAKIEARTPPADAPGAASPPALAVDGLTTSLRLGGTWYDAVRDVSFSVQRGETLALVGESGCGKSLTAMTIMGLLPAKIGRLSAGTVNVDGRTISGLPEKAMEKVRGEAIGMIFQEPMSSLNPVLKVGFQIAESLIYHRNMSRKEASARALALMEEVRIPAARQRFSAYPHEFSGGMRQRVMIALAIACSPGALIADEPTTALDVTVQAQVLDLLRGLQNELGLGILLITHNLGVVASNAQRVMVMYGGDVVESAPVATFFAEPRHPYSVALMSAMPRVDRASDDLNPIPGQVPSLQAMPAGCRYQGRCPLRIDKCAERPPLIAVGSDPQHTARCWVKAAPVGDDA encoded by the coding sequence ATGAGCGCCGCCAAGATCGAGGCGCGCACGCCGCCGGCCGACGCGCCGGGCGCTGCGTCGCCGCCTGCGCTGGCGGTCGACGGCCTCACCACGTCGCTGCGCCTCGGCGGCACCTGGTACGACGCCGTGCGCGACGTGAGCTTCTCTGTCCAGCGCGGCGAGACGCTTGCGCTGGTGGGCGAGTCTGGCTGTGGCAAGAGCCTCACGGCAATGACCATCATGGGCCTGTTGCCGGCGAAAATCGGCCGCCTCTCCGCCGGAACGGTGAACGTTGACGGCCGCACGATCAGCGGCTTGCCGGAAAAGGCGATGGAGAAGGTCCGCGGCGAAGCCATCGGCATGATTTTCCAGGAGCCGATGTCCTCGCTCAATCCCGTGCTGAAGGTGGGCTTTCAGATCGCCGAGTCGCTGATCTACCACCGCAACATGAGCCGCAAGGAGGCCAGCGCGCGGGCGCTGGCGCTGATGGAAGAGGTGCGCATCCCCGCCGCCCGGCAGCGCTTCTCGGCCTACCCGCACGAGTTTTCGGGCGGCATGCGCCAGCGGGTGATGATTGCGCTGGCAATCGCCTGTTCGCCGGGCGCTCTCATCGCCGACGAACCCACCACCGCCCTCGACGTCACCGTGCAGGCACAGGTGCTGGACCTTCTGCGCGGCCTCCAGAACGAACTTGGCCTCGGCATCCTCCTCATCACGCACAATCTTGGCGTGGTGGCGAGCAACGCCCAGCGCGTGATGGTGATGTATGGCGGCGACGTGGTGGAGAGCGCGCCCGTCGCCACGTTCTTCGCCGAGCCGCGACATCCCTACAGCGTCGCCCTGATGTCGGCGATGCCGCGGGTGGATCGCGCTTCCGACGACCTCAACCCCATTCCGGGCCAGGTCCCCTCGCTGCAGGCGATGCCGGCGGGTTGCCGCTACCAGGGCCGCTGTCCGCTGCGGATCGACAAGTGCGCCGAACGCCCGCCGCTGATTGCGGTGGGGAGCGACCCGCAACACACCGCGCGCTGCTGGGTCAAAGCGGCACCGGTGGGGGATGACGCCTGA
- a CDS encoding ABC transporter permease gives MSAPATPLPVDPEMNEAATARRPGRFRTLLARAMRSGALTVGLVMVGIMIFCAIFAPLIAPHDPYAQNILHKLEGPGPVYWLGTDQFGRDILSRIIYGARISLFVGFVSTILAVAIGVAIGVVSGFFGGRVDRIISGANDGLMSFPQIIMGIIIVALLGPSIANLILAITITAIPAFVRIARGSTIAIKERDFVDACRALGYGNGRIMFRHILPNIADEITVLASLWLATAIRTEATLSFIGLGAPPPIATWGGLVRDGFDNLLDSPGLSIFPSIAILIVMVGLNLIGDGLRDATDPRAPV, from the coding sequence ATGAGCGCCCCCGCAACCCCGTTGCCCGTCGATCCCGAGATGAACGAAGCGGCGACCGCCCGCCGTCCGGGCCGTTTTCGCACGCTCCTTGCTCGCGCGATGCGCTCCGGCGCGCTCACAGTCGGCCTCGTGATGGTCGGCATCATGATCTTCTGCGCCATCTTCGCGCCTCTCATCGCGCCGCACGATCCCTACGCCCAGAACATCCTGCACAAGCTGGAAGGCCCCGGCCCCGTCTACTGGCTCGGCACCGATCAGTTCGGCCGCGACATCCTCTCCCGCATCATCTACGGCGCGCGCATCTCGCTCTTCGTGGGCTTCGTGTCGACGATCCTCGCCGTCGCAATCGGCGTCGCAATCGGCGTGGTGTCCGGCTTCTTCGGCGGGCGGGTGGACCGGATCATCTCCGGCGCCAACGACGGGCTGATGAGCTTTCCGCAGATCATCATGGGCATCATCATCGTGGCGCTCCTCGGGCCCTCCATCGCCAACCTCATCCTCGCCATCACCATCACGGCGATCCCCGCCTTCGTGCGGATTGCGCGCGGCTCCACCATCGCCATCAAGGAGCGCGACTTCGTCGATGCCTGCCGGGCGCTCGGCTACGGCAACGGGCGCATCATGTTCCGGCATATCCTGCCCAACATCGCCGACGAGATCACCGTGCTCGCCTCGCTGTGGCTGGCGACCGCGATCCGCACAGAGGCAACGCTCTCCTTCATCGGCCTCGGCGCGCCGCCGCCCATCGCCACCTGGGGCGGGCTGGTGCGTGACGGGTTCGACAACCTTCTCGATTCGCCGGGGCTTTCGATCTTCCCCTCCATCGCCATCCTCATCGTGATGGTCGGCCTCAACCTCATCGGCGACGGGCTGCGCGACGCCACCGACCCGCGGGCACCGGTATGA
- a CDS encoding ABC transporter permease codes for MGFYLLKRALYTVPMLLGVLTLVFILVRIVPGDPAIVIMGDNATAEALAELRTRLGLDLPIWRQYVTFMGDVLSGDLGRSLVTNRPVLADVWAVLPYTIELTITSLAIGVLGGVPLGILAARKRDGVMDWLARIISLAGLSFPAFISAVLMLLFFSIHLGWFPVLSRGYPLDEPVERLRSLALPALNLGLIMMAYITRVTRSAMLKALSEDYMRTARAKGVPGLAVIWRHGFRNVLIPVITVIGLYFGVLMGNSVLTEIVFNRPGLGKLIIGALDKRDYTMLQGLMVIYAFIIAVVNLATDLAYGFVDPRVKTK; via the coding sequence ATGGGATTTTACCTTCTCAAGCGCGCGCTCTACACCGTGCCGATGCTTCTGGGCGTCCTGACGCTGGTGTTCATCCTGGTGCGCATCGTCCCGGGTGATCCGGCCATCGTCATCATGGGCGACAACGCAACGGCCGAAGCGCTTGCCGAACTGCGCACGCGCCTCGGCCTCGACCTTCCCATCTGGCGCCAGTACGTCACCTTCATGGGTGACGTTCTGTCCGGCGATCTCGGTCGCTCCCTCGTCACCAACCGGCCGGTTCTTGCCGATGTGTGGGCGGTTCTGCCCTACACCATCGAGCTCACCATCACCTCGCTCGCCATCGGCGTTCTGGGCGGCGTGCCGCTCGGCATCCTTGCCGCCCGCAAGCGTGACGGCGTGATGGACTGGCTGGCGCGGATCATTTCGCTGGCGGGCCTGTCCTTTCCGGCGTTCATCTCCGCCGTCCTGATGCTTCTCTTCTTCTCCATCCATCTCGGCTGGTTCCCGGTCCTGTCGCGGGGCTACCCGCTCGACGAGCCGGTGGAGCGGCTGCGCTCGCTGGCGCTGCCGGCGCTCAATCTGGGTCTCATCATGATGGCCTACATCACCCGCGTGACCCGCTCGGCGATGCTGAAAGCCCTCTCGGAGGACTACATGCGCACCGCCAGGGCCAAGGGCGTGCCCGGCCTCGCCGTCATCTGGCGGCACGGCTTCCGCAACGTCCTCATCCCGGTCATCACCGTGATCGGCCTTTATTTCGGCGTCCTGATGGGCAACTCCGTCCTCACCGAAATCGTCTTCAACCGTCCCGGCCTCGGCAAGCTCATCATCGGCGCGCTGGACAAGCGCGACTACACGATGCTGCAGGGACTGATGGTGATCTATGCCTTCATCATCGCCGTCGTGAACCTTGCCACGGACCTTGCCTACGGCTTCGTCGACCCGCGGGTGAAAACCAAATGA
- a CDS encoding ABC transporter substrate-binding protein, which produces MKYRLLAMTVALPLAIATPVSAQSVLSVGMAAPDIGQIDPHKATTTQDKPMTGWVFNGLVRFPPGSDDLGALEPDLAESWEKSEDGLEWTFHLRDGVEFHHGYGELTAEDVVFSLNRAADKETSSFSGDYAAFEKVEALDDKTVKITLSSPVPSLLGLVANYHGGNIVSKKAVEELGPDFTLKAVGTGPFMVGEYSPQESITFDANPDYFRGEPKIDQIVYRFIPSDSARDLAMQSGELDVMYGRQDQQWIDRMSDMDGVTVNVVRPAELQNIHFNMSMEPLDDPAVRDAIVTAIDRQQFVDFLGDAIAKPAESIIPAGNLGFEAQDLVAKGDPAKAKEMLAEAGYPDGITLKMIQTSLPSMLSIAQVLQAQLAEAGITLDLEVVDHQTFHANIRKDLSQVVYYSAARFPVADVYLTQFFHSRSTVGTPTAATNFSHCDVADDEIDAARVEQDTEKQLELWKTAQKKIVDENCAVPLHEQLIAWAKSDKVDYGYDLQAAMHLGPEITENTTIAE; this is translated from the coding sequence ATGAAGTACCGCCTCCTCGCAATGACGGTTGCTCTACCGCTTGCCATCGCCACGCCGGTGAGCGCCCAGTCCGTCCTGTCCGTCGGCATGGCCGCGCCCGATATCGGCCAGATCGACCCGCACAAGGCCACCACCACCCAGGACAAGCCGATGACCGGCTGGGTCTTCAACGGCCTCGTGCGCTTTCCCCCCGGCTCCGACGACCTCGGCGCGCTGGAACCCGACCTTGCCGAAAGCTGGGAGAAGAGCGAGGACGGCCTGGAGTGGACCTTCCACCTGCGTGACGGGGTAGAGTTTCACCACGGCTACGGCGAACTCACGGCAGAGGACGTGGTGTTCTCGCTGAACCGCGCCGCCGACAAGGAGACGTCGTCCTTCTCCGGCGACTATGCGGCCTTCGAGAAGGTCGAGGCGCTCGACGACAAGACGGTCAAGATCACCTTGTCCTCGCCCGTCCCCTCGCTGCTCGGCCTCGTCGCCAACTATCATGGTGGCAACATCGTGAGCAAAAAGGCGGTCGAGGAGCTGGGCCCCGATTTCACGCTCAAGGCCGTGGGCACCGGTCCGTTCATGGTCGGCGAATACAGCCCGCAGGAATCGATCACGTTCGACGCAAACCCCGACTATTTCCGCGGTGAGCCGAAGATCGACCAGATCGTGTATCGCTTCATCCCGTCCGACTCGGCCCGCGACCTCGCGATGCAGTCAGGCGAACTCGACGTGATGTACGGTCGCCAGGATCAGCAGTGGATCGACCGGATGAGCGATATGGACGGCGTCACGGTCAACGTGGTGCGCCCGGCCGAGCTGCAGAACATCCACTTCAACATGTCGATGGAGCCGCTCGACGATCCCGCTGTGCGAGACGCCATCGTGACCGCCATCGACCGGCAGCAATTTGTCGATTTCCTCGGCGATGCCATCGCAAAGCCGGCTGAATCGATCATCCCCGCCGGCAACCTCGGCTTCGAGGCGCAGGATCTGGTGGCCAAGGGTGACCCCGCGAAAGCGAAGGAAATGCTGGCAGAGGCCGGCTATCCGGACGGGATCACGCTCAAGATGATCCAGACCTCCCTGCCCTCGATGCTGTCCATCGCGCAGGTGCTGCAAGCCCAGCTCGCCGAGGCCGGCATCACCCTCGACCTTGAGGTCGTGGATCACCAGACCTTCCACGCCAACATCCGCAAAGACCTGTCGCAGGTGGTCTACTACTCCGCCGCCCGCTTCCCCGTGGCGGACGTCTATCTGACCCAGTTCTTCCACTCGCGCTCCACCGTCGGTACCCCGACGGCGGCAACAAACTTCTCCCACTGCGACGTGGCCGACGACGAGATCGACGCGGCCCGCGTGGAGCAGGACACCGAGAAGCAGCTCGAACTCTGGAAGACCGCCCAAAAGAAGATCGTCGACGAAAACTGCGCCGTGCCGCTGCACGAGCAGCTGATCGCGTGGGCCAAGAGCGACAAGGTCGACTACGGTTACGACCTGCAGGCGGCAATGCATCTCGGGCCGGAAATCACCGAGAACACCACGATCGCCGAATAA
- a CDS encoding FAD-binding oxidoreductase, which yields MTKIPSETEVVIIGGGVVGIGAAIECAERGIPCVVCEKGTVAGEQSSRNWGWIRKQGRRPEELPLMLESDRIWRRLAERIEDVGFRVGGVSYFAQSDEELQRHIDWMEHAGQYQIETHILSSAEVDEMTGRTDRRFRGGVRSPTDAYAEPSRAVPALARYAEAKGAVIATGTAVRTLMQEGGRVTGVVTEHGPIAAQSVILAGGAWSRTFLKNINVRFPQLGVRSSAMRTSPVAPISTSTFGASGASIRPRLDGGYTVGRATAARFDLIPAAFEHFRAFLPVMWKRRKMMKLRLGREYFGPLGHHRWGEDDTSPFELVRTLDPAPDQALLTDLFRTARSLYPHLAEAKPVESWASLIDVMPDEMPVIDTVASVPGLVIASGLSGHGFGLGPGAGALAAQLALGRDPIADPLPFRLSRFGPKHAVAA from the coding sequence ATGACCAAGATCCCCAGCGAAACGGAAGTCGTAATCATTGGCGGTGGCGTGGTTGGCATTGGCGCTGCAATCGAATGCGCCGAGCGGGGCATTCCCTGCGTCGTCTGCGAAAAGGGCACGGTGGCGGGCGAGCAGTCTTCGCGAAACTGGGGCTGGATCCGCAAGCAGGGACGCCGGCCCGAAGAGCTCCCGCTGATGCTCGAAAGCGACCGGATCTGGCGCCGTCTCGCCGAACGGATCGAGGATGTCGGCTTCCGTGTCGGCGGGGTTTCGTATTTCGCGCAGTCAGACGAGGAGCTCCAGCGCCACATCGACTGGATGGAGCATGCGGGCCAGTATCAGATCGAGACGCACATCCTGTCATCCGCCGAGGTCGACGAGATGACGGGGCGCACCGATCGGCGCTTCAGGGGGGGCGTGCGTTCGCCGACCGATGCCTACGCCGAGCCGTCACGGGCCGTCCCCGCGCTCGCCCGCTATGCGGAGGCGAAAGGCGCCGTCATCGCGACCGGCACGGCGGTTCGCACGCTGATGCAAGAGGGCGGGCGGGTCACGGGGGTCGTCACCGAGCACGGCCCGATTGCGGCGCAGTCGGTGATCCTCGCCGGCGGTGCGTGGTCGCGCACCTTCCTGAAGAATATCAACGTGCGCTTTCCGCAGCTTGGCGTCCGCTCGTCGGCCATGCGGACCTCACCGGTTGCGCCGATTTCCACCAGCACCTTCGGCGCCTCCGGGGCCTCCATCCGCCCCCGCCTCGACGGCGGCTACACCGTGGGGCGGGCGACCGCCGCCCGGTTCGATCTCATCCCCGCGGCGTTTGAGCATTTCCGCGCGTTTCTGCCTGTCATGTGGAAACGCCGCAAGATGATGAAGCTGCGTCTCGGCAGGGAATATTTCGGCCCGCTGGGGCACCATCGCTGGGGTGAGGACGACACCTCCCCCTTCGAGCTGGTTCGCACGCTCGACCCCGCGCCCGATCAGGCGCTTCTCACCGATCTGTTCCGCACCGCACGCTCGCTCTACCCGCACCTCGCCGAGGCGAAGCCGGTGGAAAGCTGGGCCTCGCTCATCGATGTGATGCCCGACGAGATGCCGGTGATCGACACGGTTGCGAGCGTACCGGGCCTGGTGATTGCGTCAGGTCTGTCGGGCCACGGCTTCGGCCTCGGCCCCGGCGCGGGCGCGCTGGCGGCCCAGCTTGCGCTCGGCCGCGACCCGATTGCCGACCCTCTGCCGTTCCGCCTGTCGCGCTTCGGCCCCAAACATGCAGTCGCAGCGTGA
- a CDS encoding LysR substrate-binding domain-containing protein codes for MLSQRALEAFKTVMATGSASAAAQELSVSQPAVSRLLKTLEDSLELVLFTRAGNRLVPTDAARLLADEVEHAFVGLTDIEASARRIRRGEHGAVKLAAMPVISTTILVALTSELLASRPGVSLEINSMRTSSIIPVVARRQAELGFVSPRRVTPEVAVLAHDHFPYRCILRADDPLATRESLSLTDLAGRDFIGYTAASTTTGRILDRLIAQMPVPPRIRVRVHLSVVAHALVMRGVGIAVVDPFMARSHAEQGGISLPIDIGDGFGVSVIAPLGVPITQEVANMLDVYRALSKTYGALAQR; via the coding sequence ATGCTTAGCCAGCGAGCACTGGAAGCTTTCAAAACAGTCATGGCCACCGGCTCCGCATCAGCGGCGGCGCAGGAGCTGTCCGTGTCGCAGCCGGCGGTGAGCCGACTGCTCAAGACGCTGGAGGATAGCCTCGAACTCGTGCTTTTCACCCGTGCCGGCAACCGCCTCGTCCCCACCGACGCCGCGCGCCTGCTGGCCGACGAAGTGGAGCATGCCTTTGTCGGGCTGACCGATATTGAGGCAAGTGCGCGGCGCATAAGGCGCGGCGAGCATGGCGCGGTGAAACTCGCCGCCATGCCCGTCATCTCCACGACGATCCTTGTGGCGCTGACGAGCGAGCTGCTGGCGTCCCGGCCCGGCGTGAGCCTTGAGATCAACTCGATGCGCACATCCTCCATCATTCCGGTTGTCGCCCGGCGGCAGGCCGAACTCGGATTTGTGAGCCCGCGCCGCGTCACCCCGGAGGTTGCGGTCCTTGCCCACGACCACTTCCCCTATCGGTGCATCCTGCGCGCTGACGATCCGCTCGCCACCCGCGAGAGCCTTTCGCTGACCGACCTCGCCGGGCGGGATTTCATCGGCTACACGGCCGCGAGCACCACCACGGGGCGCATTCTGGACAGGCTGATCGCCCAAATGCCGGTGCCACCGCGGATCAGGGTTCGCGTCCACCTGTCTGTCGTCGCCCATGCGCTGGTGATGCGCGGGGTGGGGATTGCCGTCGTCGACCCGTTCATGGCGCGCAGCCATGCCGAGCAGGGCGGGATCAGCCTGCCGATCGATATCGGGGACGGGTTCGGTGTCAGTGTGATCGCCCCGCTCGGCGTTCCGATCACGCAGGAAGTCGCCAACATGCTCGACGTCTACCGCGCGCTCAGCAAGACCTATGGCGCGCTGGCGCAGCGATAG
- a CDS encoding cysteine rich repeat-containing protein: protein MKRVFGIHWCLVALAMTLFVSMPDTARADLMSACQANIAKWCSGVPDGRGRISACLMSYSSKLDAACRSEVDAVAKKSQNNILLPKSVRSLMGAGSAPAVPAECAADQGKFCSGVDAGGRNALACLYAYSGSVSAPCADGIKAALK from the coding sequence ATGAAACGTGTTTTTGGAATTCACTGGTGCCTCGTCGCGCTGGCGATGACGCTCTTCGTGTCCATGCCGGATACCGCGCGGGCTGATCTGATGTCAGCCTGTCAGGCGAATATCGCGAAATGGTGCTCAGGCGTTCCCGATGGCCGCGGGCGGATCTCGGCCTGCCTCATGAGCTATTCGTCCAAGCTGGATGCGGCCTGCCGGTCGGAAGTCGATGCTGTCGCCAAGAAGAGCCAGAACAACATCCTCCTGCCAAAGAGCGTTCGCAGTCTCATGGGCGCAGGCAGCGCACCCGCAGTGCCGGCAGAGTGCGCAGCGGATCAGGGCAAATTCTGCTCCGGGGTGGATGCCGGCGGCCGCAATGCGCTGGCCTGCCTCTACGCGTATTCCGGCAGTGTGAGCGCACCGTGCGCGGACGGGATCAAGGCAGCCCTGAAATAG